One genomic segment of Acinetobacter sp. C26M includes these proteins:
- a CDS encoding START domain-containing protein, whose translation MNKKHIVLATLLSLSSFAVTAASDTAKLSLHRNNIKVWTYQTENNPIIQYKAETTFDVPLERAVAVVLDVERTPQWVPYVGKAQMLSRDDKKGEFTLYMVLDFPFPLKDRDVVIKGKMTKNADGSISIKNNAIQNNYPEQPDVVRLTKYAGDWTFQKLANNKVKVTTSGYADPAGAIPLSFVNMFVQQQPYQMLMKMKKEVNNPLYAQPKLPDLLK comes from the coding sequence ATGAATAAAAAGCATATCGTTCTTGCCACATTGCTCAGTCTCAGCAGCTTTGCGGTGACTGCAGCATCAGATACAGCCAAACTCAGTTTGCATCGGAACAATATTAAGGTTTGGACTTACCAAACAGAAAACAATCCGATTATCCAATATAAAGCTGAAACCACATTTGATGTGCCCTTAGAGCGCGCTGTGGCGGTGGTACTTGATGTGGAACGTACACCGCAATGGGTGCCGTATGTGGGCAAGGCACAAATGCTGTCACGTGATGATAAGAAAGGTGAATTCACTCTTTATATGGTTTTGGATTTTCCATTTCCGTTAAAAGACCGTGATGTAGTGATTAAAGGGAAAATGACTAAAAATGCAGATGGCAGCATCAGTATTAAAAATAATGCTATTCAAAATAATTACCCTGAGCAGCCAGATGTCGTGCGTTTAACCAAATACGCAGGTGATTGGACTTTTCAGAAATTAGCCAATAATAAGGTGAAAGTCACGACCAGTGGGTATGCGGATCCAGCAGGAGCAATTCCATTGAGCTTTGTGAATATGTTTGTGCAGCAGCAACCTTATCAAATGCTGATGAAAATGAAAAAAGAAGTGAATAATCCCTTATATGCACAACCGAAGTTACCAGATTTATTGAAATAA
- a CDS encoding MFS transporter has protein sequence MSSRINLPLLALAIGAFAIGTTEFSPMGLLPNIANDLGVSIPSAGMLITGYALGVMLGAPIMTLWFGGFARRNALILLMAIFTIGNLIAAFAPNYMSLMGARLITSLNHGAFFGIGSVVAASVVPANKQASAVATMFMGLTIANIGGVPLATWVGQNIGWRMSFLAISALGVITMLSLWKALPVGSVGQKPNVKMELSVLTRLPVVLALFTTVFGASAMFTLYTYIAPSLVEFTHASPTFITMMLVLIGIGFSIGNHFGGKFADLSIDKTLIGFLVVLIALMVIFPFLAQSQLGAAIGLVIWGAAAFAIVPPLQMRVMSVAHEASGLASSVNIGAFNLGNAIGAAAGGAVLSLGLNYAAVSMIGAVLAGIGLILVFIQMKLASKPETPLQQCPQA, from the coding sequence ATGAGCAGCCGCATCAACCTTCCTTTGCTAGCACTGGCTATTGGTGCCTTTGCAATTGGCACAACAGAGTTCTCTCCAATGGGGCTGTTGCCCAATATTGCCAATGATCTTGGGGTGTCGATCCCTAGTGCGGGCATGCTGATTACAGGTTATGCACTGGGTGTGATGCTCGGTGCACCGATCATGACCTTATGGTTTGGTGGCTTTGCCCGTCGTAATGCCCTGATTTTACTGATGGCAATCTTCACCATTGGTAACCTGATCGCAGCCTTTGCACCCAATTACATGAGCTTAATGGGCGCTCGGTTAATTACCAGCTTAAACCACGGTGCTTTTTTCGGAATTGGTTCTGTGGTGGCAGCCAGTGTTGTTCCAGCAAATAAACAGGCCAGTGCGGTGGCAACCATGTTTATGGGCTTAACCATTGCCAATATTGGTGGTGTACCACTCGCAACATGGGTGGGACAAAACATTGGTTGGAGAATGTCTTTCCTCGCGATTTCAGCCCTTGGTGTCATCACCATGCTGTCTCTTTGGAAGGCCCTCCCAGTCGGATCTGTTGGACAAAAGCCTAATGTAAAAATGGAGTTAAGTGTTCTTACACGCCTACCCGTGGTATTGGCATTGTTCACAACCGTGTTTGGTGCCTCAGCGATGTTTACCTTGTATACCTATATCGCACCTAGTCTGGTTGAGTTCACTCATGCCTCTCCAACCTTTATCACCATGATGTTGGTCTTGATCGGAATTGGTTTTTCAATCGGGAACCATTTCGGTGGAAAGTTTGCAGACTTATCTATTGATAAAACCTTAATTGGTTTCTTGGTGGTACTGATCGCGTTGATGGTCATCTTCCCATTCCTTGCTCAAAGCCAATTGGGTGCAGCAATCGGTTTGGTGATCTGGGGTGCAGCAGCCTTTGCGATTGTTCCACCATTACAAATGCGAGTGATGTCGGTTGCACATGAAGCCTCAGGCCTTGCTTCTTCAGTGAATATTGGCGCATTTAACTTAGGCAATGCCATTGGAGCTGCAGCAGGCGGTGCCGTGTTAAGCCTCGGCTTAAACTATGCGGCAGTCTCCATGATTGGTGCAGTACTGGCAGGTATTGGTTTAATCTTGGTTTTCATTCAAATGAAATTAGCAAGCAAACCAGAGACACCATTACAACAATGCCCTCAAGCATAA
- the dkgB gene encoding 2,5-didehydrogluconate reductase DkgB has translation MRIPQFGLGTFRLKDQAVIDSVKTALEVGYRAIDTAQVYENEAAVGQAIAESGVARQDLFLTTKIWVDNFAEEKFIPSLKDSLQKLRTDAVDLTLIHWPAPALGVSIPSVMQLLLEAKQQGLTKQIGISNFNIALTQQAIDSIGVEHIATNQIELSPYLQNHTLVNFLREQNIDVTSYMTLAYGKVLQDPTLVEIAAQHQATTAQVALAWALQNGFAVIPSSTKRENLISNLKAQDLTLSAEEMQLIAQLERNGREVSPEPFAPEWDK, from the coding sequence ATGCGTATCCCTCAATTCGGTTTAGGTACTTTCCGTCTTAAAGATCAAGCAGTCATTGACTCAGTTAAAACCGCCCTGGAAGTGGGTTATCGTGCCATTGATACCGCACAGGTTTATGAAAATGAAGCAGCTGTCGGTCAAGCGATTGCAGAAAGTGGTGTTGCTCGCCAAGATCTGTTCCTCACCACAAAAATCTGGGTCGACAACTTTGCTGAAGAGAAATTTATTCCAAGCTTAAAAGACAGTCTGCAAAAACTACGTACCGATGCCGTTGATCTCACTTTGATCCACTGGCCAGCTCCAGCACTTGGTGTCTCCATCCCAAGCGTGATGCAATTGTTATTAGAGGCGAAACAACAGGGTTTGACTAAACAAATCGGGATTTCAAACTTTAATATCGCCTTGACTCAACAAGCGATTGATAGCATTGGTGTAGAACACATTGCCACCAACCAGATTGAACTCAGTCCTTATTTGCAGAACCACACCTTGGTCAATTTTTTACGTGAGCAAAACATTGACGTGACGTCATACATGACACTAGCGTATGGCAAAGTACTGCAGGATCCAACCTTAGTTGAGATCGCTGCACAGCATCAAGCAACGACTGCACAAGTCGCTTTGGCTTGGGCCTTACAAAATGGTTTTGCTGTGATTCCATCATCAACCAAACGTGAAAACCTGATCAGCAACTTAAAAGCGCAAGACTTAACTTTAAGTGCAGAGGAAATGCAGCTGATCGCTCAACTTGAACGTAATGGTCGAGAAGTGAGTCCTGAACCATTTGCGCCTGAATGGGACAAATAA
- a CDS encoding LysR family transcriptional regulator: MKSTVEELLAFMTIVDTGSFIAAAERLGQTASGLSRSLSRLESKLEVTLLERTTRKLKLTQEGQQFLQHARKILSDLNAAEEALQKSDQDTSGVIRIDSATPFILHVITPLVHKFRQCYPNIEVELNSNDLVIDLLEHKTDVAFRFGELHDSSLHAKLVCKSRIYIVASPEYLKRKGKPLQPQALTEHDVIGFTRPTYINTWPIKIEGEYFQTQPKVRASSGETVRQLCLRGQGIARLSEFEIWQDIREGRLEALFEDQIEHSYQSIHAVYYQQEHLPKRVRLFIEFLTEQLSQGFSVCQ; the protein is encoded by the coding sequence ATGAAATCTACGGTAGAAGAACTGCTTGCTTTTATGACCATTGTCGATACCGGTTCATTTATTGCCGCTGCTGAACGACTAGGACAGACTGCATCTGGGCTCAGTCGCTCGCTCAGCCGTTTAGAATCCAAGCTCGAAGTGACCCTATTGGAACGGACCACGCGAAAATTAAAGCTCACTCAAGAAGGTCAGCAGTTTCTGCAACATGCCCGTAAAATCCTGAGTGATTTGAATGCGGCTGAGGAAGCATTACAGAAATCAGATCAGGATACTTCGGGGGTAATTCGGATTGACTCCGCTACGCCTTTTATCTTGCATGTGATCACCCCATTGGTCCATAAATTTCGGCAGTGCTATCCCAATATTGAAGTCGAGTTGAATAGTAATGATTTGGTGATTGATCTACTGGAACATAAGACTGATGTGGCGTTTCGTTTTGGTGAATTACATGATTCCAGCTTACATGCTAAATTGGTGTGTAAAAGTCGTATCTATATTGTTGCCAGTCCTGAATATCTAAAACGCAAGGGCAAGCCTTTACAGCCTCAAGCATTGACTGAACATGATGTGATTGGTTTTACCCGTCCAACCTATATCAACACTTGGCCGATTAAAATTGAGGGTGAGTATTTTCAAACACAACCTAAAGTGAGAGCGTCAAGTGGTGAAACCGTCCGACAACTGTGTTTGCGTGGGCAGGGTATTGCTCGGCTATCCGAGTTTGAAATTTGGCAGGACATTCGAGAAGGGCGTCTTGAAGCTCTGTTTGAAGACCAGATAGAGCATTCTTATCAAAGCATCCATGCTGTTTATTATCAACAAGAGCACTTGCCGAAACGTGTCCGTTTATTTATTGAGTTTTTGACTGAGCAACTAAGTCAGGGCTTCTCGGTTTGCCAATAG
- a CDS encoding PLP-dependent aminotransferase family protein — protein MTFHYQRLAEQLAHKIYQHELQPQQKLSSLREFARQQSISLSTAQQCYELLEAKGLIYVKAKSGYFVNSRQYQSAVPDSPNFESKARQVSNLDLQNQIQTASIQHHLTPLGAIQLSPHLIPVDGLRRSLQRALKHCQPEDFLYCNKQGHQQLRKALSDHWREDGIYVATDDIFITNGCMPALSLLIQQISKEGDSILVPTPTFNGQLQMLASLKRKIIEIPADHRGIDLERLEFFMQQGDAKLCLLTANFQNPLGYCLSNEQKQHIAQLAQKYQCFILEDDIYGECSFQKERPLPIRYWDQEGYVIWCGSVSKSLSTAYRVGWFCLGQQLQYLRPQLLANNVGVNTPLQLGLADFIYSRGYREHLDQLRPKLMQQVEQYRAYILDVFQGVPIGLSQSQGGYALWMQLPNSITGLELYYLAQAKGINIVPGEVFGEDRRYQHFLRLNAGHALTAEIRQAIQQLADWVRQSMN, from the coding sequence ATGACTTTCCACTATCAGCGCTTGGCAGAACAATTGGCTCACAAGATTTATCAGCATGAGTTACAGCCCCAACAAAAGTTGAGTTCTTTAAGGGAATTTGCACGTCAGCAAAGTATTAGTTTGAGTACGGCACAACAATGTTATGAACTGCTGGAAGCAAAAGGGTTGATCTATGTAAAAGCTAAATCGGGCTATTTTGTTAATTCAAGACAATATCAAAGTGCTGTACCAGACAGTCCCAACTTTGAGTCCAAAGCCCGTCAGGTTTCAAATTTAGATCTGCAAAACCAGATTCAGACGGCCTCAATTCAGCATCATTTAACCCCGTTGGGTGCGATCCAACTGTCTCCGCATTTGATTCCTGTCGATGGGTTGCGTCGCTCTTTACAACGTGCTTTGAAACATTGCCAGCCAGAAGATTTTTTATATTGTAATAAACAGGGGCATCAGCAGCTTCGTAAAGCCTTATCTGACCATTGGCGTGAAGATGGTATCTATGTCGCGACTGATGATATTTTTATTACCAACGGCTGTATGCCTGCCTTATCGCTACTGATTCAACAGATCAGCAAAGAGGGGGATAGTATTCTAGTACCGACGCCCACTTTTAATGGTCAGTTGCAAATGCTGGCTAGCCTGAAACGTAAAATTATTGAGATTCCAGCGGATCATCGTGGCATTGATTTAGAGCGCTTAGAATTTTTTATGCAACAGGGTGATGCCAAATTGTGTTTGCTCACCGCCAATTTTCAGAACCCTTTGGGCTATTGCCTTAGCAATGAACAGAAACAGCACATTGCTCAACTGGCGCAAAAATATCAATGTTTTATTTTGGAAGATGATATTTATGGTGAATGTAGCTTTCAAAAGGAACGACCTTTACCCATTCGTTATTGGGATCAGGAAGGTTATGTGATCTGGTGTGGCTCGGTATCCAAGTCATTATCAACCGCCTATCGTGTCGGGTGGTTTTGCTTAGGTCAACAGCTGCAATATCTAAGACCACAATTATTGGCCAACAATGTAGGGGTGAATACGCCTTTGCAACTTGGTTTAGCCGATTTTATTTACAGTCGTGGTTATCGAGAACATTTGGATCAGCTAAGACCTAAACTGATGCAGCAAGTTGAACAGTATCGGGCTTATATTCTTGACGTGTTTCAGGGGGTTCCGATTGGATTAAGCCAGTCACAAGGTGGCTATGCTTTATGGATGCAACTGCCAAATAGTATTACGGGTTTGGAATTGTATTATTTGGCACAAGCTAAAGGGATCAATATCGTACCAGGGGAAGTCTTCGGTGAAGACCGCCGTTATCAGCACTTTTTGCGTTTAAATGCAGGTCATGCTTTAACAGCAGAAATCCGCCAAGCGATTCAACAGTTGGCGGATTGGGTACGACAGAGTATGAATTAG
- a CDS encoding NAD(P)-dependent alcohol dehydrogenase: MSNNQIRAYAAMQAGERVVPYQFDAGELQAHQVEVKVEYCGLCHSDLSVINNEWQSSVYPAVAGHEIIGTIIALGSEAKGLRVGQRVGIGWTAETCQACDPCIGGNQVLCTGDKTATIIGHAGGFADKVRAGWQWVIPLPDDLDPESAGPLLCGGITVFDPLLKHKIQATHHVGVIGIGGLGHIAIKLLKAWGCEITAFSSNPDKTEELKAMGADHVVNSRDAQAIKAQRGKFDLLLSTVNVTLNWQAYLNTLAPKGSLHFLGVTLEPIPVSVGAIMGGAKSVTSSPTGSPLALRQLLQFAARKNIAPQVELFPMSQLNEAIERLHSGQARYRIVLKADFD, translated from the coding sequence ATGAGCAATAATCAAATTCGTGCTTATGCTGCAATGCAAGCGGGTGAGCGAGTGGTGCCGTACCAATTTGATGCGGGAGAATTACAAGCCCATCAAGTTGAAGTCAAAGTTGAATATTGCGGTCTGTGCCACTCCGATCTATCTGTGATTAATAACGAGTGGCAATCATCGGTTTACCCTGCGGTTGCAGGACATGAAATCATTGGTACTATCATTGCACTGGGATCAGAAGCCAAAGGACTACGCGTCGGTCAACGTGTTGGCATTGGCTGGACTGCTGAAACCTGTCAGGCCTGTGATCCTTGTATTGGCGGTAATCAGGTCCTATGTACGGGTGATAAAACAGCAACCATCATTGGCCATGCAGGCGGTTTTGCCGATAAAGTCCGTGCAGGTTGGCAATGGGTCATTCCCCTTCCGGACGATTTAGACCCTGAAAGTGCTGGCCCACTACTGTGTGGTGGTATCACGGTATTTGATCCCTTACTAAAACACAAAATCCAAGCCACACATCATGTTGGTGTGATTGGTATTGGTGGTTTAGGTCATATCGCGATTAAGTTACTCAAAGCATGGGGTTGTGAAATTACGGCTTTCAGCTCTAACCCAGATAAAACTGAAGAACTCAAAGCCATGGGTGCCGATCATGTGGTCAATAGCCGTGATGCCCAAGCCATCAAAGCACAACGTGGCAAGTTTGATTTATTACTCAGTACGGTCAATGTCACCCTGAACTGGCAAGCCTATTTAAATACGTTGGCGCCAAAAGGTAGCCTACATTTCCTAGGTGTGACTTTAGAACCAATCCCTGTTTCTGTCGGTGCAATCATGGGGGGTGCCAAATCTGTCACTTCATCACCAACGGGCTCACCGTTAGCACTACGCCAACTTTTACAATTTGCTGCACGCAAAAATATCGCACCACAGGTTGAGTTATTTCCAATGTCGCAACTAAATGAGGCGATTGAACGACTGCATTCAGGTCAAGCGCGTTATCGCATCGTACTGAAAGCAGACTTCGACTAA
- a CDS encoding DNA-3-methyladenine glycosylase I codes for MSTQRCGWCSDDPLYIAYHDQEWGKPQHDETHLFEMLCLEGQQAGLSWITVLKKREHYRSHFFQHAITDVAALTDDQLELKLSDAGLIRHIGKLKAIRDNAIAWLKLKDEVEDVPTWLWSFVDHQTENNDVANYREAPAQTELSQKLSKTLKKRGFKFVGPTTCYAFMQAVGMVNDHENHCQFK; via the coding sequence ATGTCAACTCAACGCTGTGGCTGGTGCTCCGATGATCCCCTCTATATTGCCTACCATGATCAGGAATGGGGCAAGCCTCAACATGATGAAACTCACCTGTTTGAAATGCTCTGTCTAGAAGGACAGCAAGCAGGACTTTCTTGGATCACGGTACTGAAAAAACGTGAGCACTACCGCTCACATTTCTTTCAACATGCCATTACAGACGTCGCAGCACTCACCGATGATCAACTCGAACTCAAACTCAGTGATGCAGGTTTAATTCGTCATATCGGTAAGCTCAAAGCCATCCGTGACAATGCCATTGCTTGGCTCAAGCTTAAGGATGAAGTCGAAGATGTTCCCACTTGGTTATGGAGTTTTGTCGATCATCAAACCGAAAATAATGATGTGGCGAATTACCGCGAAGCACCTGCACAAACTGAACTTAGCCAAAAACTATCCAAAACCTTAAAAAAACGTGGCTTTAAATTTGTGGGGCCAACCACCTGCTACGCTTTTATGCAAGCAGTGGGTATGGTCAATGACCACGAAAATCATTGCCAATTTAAATAA
- a CDS encoding M23 family metallopeptidase, which translates to MRHSISYTVVGVLMVLLSACTTAPKKPSPLPNAQVNKLKMMRLDSRLPVPVKGVSRNELRDTWGAARSQGRSHEGIDIMAERGTKVYSATEGLVADLRNNNLGGKVIWIIGPSGSWHYYAHLDGHKRGLNVGDYVRKGDLIGYVGNTGNARYTAPHLHYGIYLNGKGRGAVNPYPYLR; encoded by the coding sequence GTGCGTCATTCGATTTCCTATACCGTTGTTGGCGTGTTGATGGTTCTACTTTCAGCGTGTACAACTGCCCCAAAAAAACCATCGCCCTTGCCCAATGCTCAGGTCAATAAACTTAAAATGATGCGCTTAGACAGTCGCCTGCCAGTCCCTGTTAAAGGTGTCAGTCGAAACGAATTACGCGATACTTGGGGGGCGGCACGTAGTCAAGGTCGTAGCCATGAAGGCATCGACATCATGGCAGAGCGTGGTACGAAGGTGTATAGTGCGACCGAAGGCTTAGTTGCTGATTTACGTAATAATAATTTAGGCGGAAAGGTGATCTGGATTATTGGACCATCAGGCTCTTGGCACTATTATGCGCATCTGGATGGTCATAAACGCGGCCTCAATGTTGGCGACTATGTGCGTAAGGGTGATCTGATCGGTTATGTGGGAAATACTGGCAATGCTCGTTATACCGCTCCGCATTTACACTACGGAATTTATTTAAATGGCAAAGGGCGTGGTGCAGTTAATCCATACCCATATTTACGTTAG